The Panicum virgatum strain AP13 chromosome 6K, P.virgatum_v5, whole genome shotgun sequence nucleotide sequence gagagagagagagagcaaataTTAGTATTGCAAAGCTCAGATTCAATTCCACAGAGATAAAGCAGCGCCCACAGAATTATACACGAAAAGCGATTAGCTCCAGTGACTCTTCGGTCATTTGTTCTTACCAAACCGATAACGGTCAAGATAACGGTCATGATGGCAAATTCTTCGATTGGACGTCTAGAAGAACCCTGCAGGAGATAATAAGATATTAAGATGAGGATACCCAGACTTGTTACAAAGCCTTCAATAAaaaagattaaaataaaaaagagtAAAAATCACCTGGCACAAGATGGATTCCGGTGTGCTGCCCAAACGAGAGACCATGGTTTTGCTCAACTTTTTCCTACCCTACCATCGGCTGCTTTCGCAAGAAAAAGCTTCAGTTCAAAGTTCAAACTTGGTGCTCTCTAGTTTTTAGTGGCCCAGTTACAAGTTACTGTATTTACAGCGCCACCTTGTCCACGTTGCTCGTCCATCCGACTGAAGATATGCCAGGCTGAGATGAAACAGTtacagttttttttcttttgataagTCAAACAGCTACAGTTAGAAAGCCATGGCAACATCGCTGTAGTATCTCAATCTTCAGTAGACAAACCTGTCCTTTTTTCAGTGGATGCACACGAGAAGTACACGTAGACAATTATTTTCAGGTGGAATTGCATCAGGCGGGCCGAAGAGGCTACATCGTCCAGCGGCAATTGGGCCCAGATAAATTTCGGCCCATTTCATGGGCAGCGCTGCGCACTGTTGCACACACTACGTCGCGCACTTACGCGTTACAGACTTACTGGTGAGAGTCCAGGCAAGTGACCAGCGAGCAGCTTTCTACTACACCTGCTCTTCGACGGGGAACACAATCTTCGGCGGCGTAGcatccccgtcgccggcgagcgcgccgccgggcGGCGCACGGAGCTGCACGTACTCCAAGCACCCATAGTCCCCCCGGAGGCAGAGGTACGCCGTGACGGCCCACACGGCGGCGAGCGCCCAGCTGAACTGCAGGTTGGCCAGAACGAccgccctccgcgccgccgcctccgtcgcgcACGCCACTGCGCTCTGCGCGCTCATCCCCTGCTGCTCCAAGGCGTGGCACCCGCTCGGCACGAGCGCCGGCACCCACAGCGCGAACCCCATGACCACGAACCAGAGGCCCTGGAGCAGCACGGACGCGGACCGCACCACCGCCACGGCGAAGCTCCGgggcaggacggcggcggcggcggcggcgacgagtgaCGCAGCCACCGCGAGCTGCAGCAGCCAGTGGTAGTGGCCCTCGAGCCCGGCGTGGTCGGCGGAGTGGAACCGGAGCAGGAAGAGCTCCTGCCCGAACACcgacgcggcgagcgcggccacCACGTCCCCGACGCCCCCGTCGTTGCGGCGCCcggaggcgtcggcggcgagcgccaCCGACGCGTAGACGGCGAGGTGGAGGTACATGGTGGCGTGCTCGAGGCTGTCGGGGTGGAGGCGGAGCGCGAGGATGGGGAGGTCGACGAGCTGGTCGGCGATGGCGAGCGCGGAGAAGGAGAGCAGGAGGTAGAGCTCCAGGCGCCGCAGGCCGCGCAGAGGCGACGGGAAGGGGAACCAGGTGGAGGAGCGGAAGCCGCCGGAGGGGCCCCGGAGCTTGTAGTCCCTGACGGTGTTGACCGTGTGCCACACGCCGAGGATGGCGAAGGCCAGGCCGGGGAGGAAGTGGCCTAGGAAGGTGCCCATGGCTTGCCCAGTTTGCCGGTTGTGTTGGTTTCTGCAGCGTGGAGAAGAGAGGAAGCGCAGTGCAGTGGATTAAATAGAATAGTGCTAGTTCAgacttgtgaggggtattgGTGCCATTTTTTTTCTGATAGATATTGTTGCCATTGTTAGGTATAGAGAGCATGCAGGCTTGTTTGGACTCCACTTCAGGTAAAGATGCACAGGTTTAGTGCTGGCTTGCATGGAAAAGATGGTGATGCAGTCTGCTGAACAGGGAATGCGGGTCAGCTTCAGGTGTCTTTGCTTGTTGTGTCTTCTAGCTTCATCGTATCATTACGGATGGGGAAAATTGCGTATGTAATTTGAGGGGCATGGTTTCAAATCGAagcttgtaaaaaaaaattgtaacagGGATTACGGAAGAACAAATTGCTTTGGGGAGGAACTGTAATTTTTCTTAGAATCATGAAATATATCAACTTTTAAGCATACAGAGTACACAAATGGGAACGAACGGCTCCCATTAGGAGTTTAGGACAGTGGTGCGCTACAGAATTACCGGAGAAAATGCAAGGCTTTGTGGTTTATCTCTGCTTTGCTGATTTATCTGCAACTTTATTGGTTCTTTTGGTCCTTTGTATCTTGATAACTCGATAAGAGATTCCGTCGCTAAGAGCATGAAAATGATGCAGCAAAGGCCTGAAAGATCAGTGTATTTGCTATTGCGATGCTTACACCTTGAGGTGTAAGTGTAACTTTGTAATAGTGAACGGTGCGTGTGATGCTTCTCTAGAAGCAAAGGCCTGCCATTCCGCTGTCTCCCAAAGTAGGACGGCCGGATGGACACAAGGAAACGCACATCACACCTCACCTCTTGTTGGTGCTTGATTTGCCTCCCGTTTCGCCAGTGTCGCGGAAGAGCAGGTCATGGCATCGTCAGGTGGTCACACGCCGCCTGTGCAAATGCTTCTCGTAACCCACCGCTTTGTGCACCAACCACATCATCTTGCGTTGCTCCCGACGTGAATGTTCTCTGTATGCGCTGCTATTGGGATCGCTCTTCCTCTTTTCGTTTTGATATGCTACTGAAAAGATGAGCATTCTCCACGACCAGGTCTGACGGGCGAGAGACGCCGGCCCGTATCATCAACGCATTGGTGGGTGCTTTGACCACTTTGTCCAATCAGATTATAATCAGCCTGGGCATGCACACACGACTAGCGTTTTTAAGTATTTGTTAGCTGCAGGACTTTGGCAAAAGACAGATCGGCATAACTGTGGATGGCTTTCCTGTGATCATCATATTGGTGCTTGGACGTACCTAATTTTGCAGGGAGGGGAAGGCATCACTGGTCAATAGTAGTGCAGGCTGCGTTCGATCCCATTTCGCTAGAATGGTGACTGATCACAGGAAACAAAGGGGTTATCAGAAGACGACAGGTGAACAAAGTGTTTTACACTTTTTATAAATTTAAGCTGGGATCCACTGATTTCCATTTTGTTTTGTCCCAAGAGTCATCGGCTCATTTCCCTTGGCTAAATCAGGCAAGCTGTCGCTATATTTTTTTATGGCAGATTCAAAGAAACCAGCATAGCTCTGTTGTTGAGATTATTTAGTGGTGAGATTTGGCCCCATACGGATTCAGCTGTAAACTCAGTACAACCCTCGCTCGAGAGGGTCAAAATACATCTTCTGAAAGATGGATAATAAGTCATACATCTATAAAGCTCACTAAAGTCCAGTAACAATAGAAACAGTGTGAGGAGACCAAATTAGAAATCTGGATCCAACAATTCAAAAAATTAAATTCAACATTTTATGAAAAATTGATCGACATTAAAAAAGAGTAGATCCAACATTTTTCAGAAACATATACATTGACATGTTGAAAAATACTACCTTCAACATTTTTTTATCAACTATTCCAACATCTTAAGAGAATAGATACAACATTATATTTATCAAAACTTAGATCAACATTTTCGTTTTCAAAATGGACGGCTGCAGATTATTCGGTGCGAGCTGCTTGTGCAACTGTAAACCCAGGACCCAGAAACCACTGGACAAGCAAAGCAACATCAAGTATCAGCTTCCCTTTGACCTCAACGCACGAAACGAGAGGCCGCCTGGACGGTCGCCTCCGGTAGCACCCTCATGAAGGTCGGAGGGATCCAAATTGAGTTACCCGCAGCTCGCCAATCCGTTCAGCACCTGCAGAAGGCTCTCCATGGAGGCGCCATGCAGCCGGAGGCACGGGGTGGAGGCCCGACCAAGCAGCAGCGCGTGGCGAAGGccccggtggcggtggccggccATCGGAGGAGGCGCGTAGCGGAGTCGGCGTCCGGCCGTGACAGCAGCGgcacaatggcggcggcggcggatggatAGCAGGAGCGGGCGTGCGATGGTGATTGTGGCGGGGTTAAAAAATCCGACGGATGGAAGGTATTGCACAAATCTCAAATATTGGAATGTGTGGAAGAAAAAATCTTTCgaaaatatataaaatttccAAGTTTCTTTTCTTTGAGAAATGTGAGGTTGAcatctgttttctttttttgatagGGAGAGGAATACGGATTTTGTGTTTGGTTTTTTGACCCAACACAATGAAGCAGGTTATAGTAGGGCCAACTGCCGGAGTTGTGGGTATGAACCTCGCCGTTGAAAAAGTATTAGCATGGGCCCATGggcggagccaccactagggcAAGTTAGGGCGGCCGCCCTAGCTCCCCTCGGCCGAGCTGTAGAGGATATCCCTGCACTACAAGAGATTTGACTATCCTTGATGATCCATTATCGTTACTGAAAATATGGGTTTTCGTCATATAAGTGCAATAGTGACATTTTTAGTGCGTCATGAGGATCGTCACAGAACGACCGTCACAAAATGTCATTTATGACGTTCTTATGAAAATCATCATAGAATGAAACACATTTGTGACGATGTGCTTATTGTCATAAAAGTACATTTGGTGACGATTTCTTCATCATCATAAAATGCCTCTAATGACGATTATTGTCACTAAATTTGTACCTTCTATGACAATTGTTTTTTTATCATATAATGCTTTAGCAGAACGTCACAAACCATGAACCAACATGACTAGTCTATGACGAACAGACAGAAATTATTATGATAAAATCCCTGTAGAATTGCTCAATTGAAGCATTCAAAATTACATGGTATTTATACATCATGTGCCATTACAACCATTTCATAACATGTCACTTTGTCACATGTTTTGGACCATCCAAGTGACACAAACTAAAGTAAATGGACGCCTATGTTCACCAAATAAACTTGCTCGATAAAGTACTGTACCAAAAAAAGgacactacaacatcatctgcaGAGTTTGGCTCTTCACCTTCTATGCCATCACACTTTCATTGCTCCATAGTCTTCAACCGTAATGCTTGAGCAGGATGACACTACAGGAAACAAAAATGATAAGAAGGCATAACTAGAACCATGTAAAACTAGCATTCTAACTTTATCCTTGACATGACAAGCAGGGTTGTATTAGCATTCTAACTTTATACTTGTGGACAAAGAATTATCAATCAAGTCGCAAGAACATTCTAGTGCCAAAAGGCCAAACTGTCACTCAAGCTTTATGCTAGAAGTAGATCACAGACTAAAAAGGCTACTGGTAAGCTAATGATCATGTTATCAGACCAATTGCTTTTAAGTTCTTCTGAAGTGTATCTCAAACACTACCAGAGGGAAAAGAAAGCTCTATATTGATCCAGCAGTGGTCATGCATTGCAAAAGTTAAAAATTAGGCCAACAAAGGTAAACAATATCACTATAAAGAAACAATTTTGAAGGTGATCTTACAAAGATTGCGGCCAGTGGTTATGCATTGCAAAAGGTATGGCTTGATCCGCTCTCTTAGTTCCTGTGAAAT carries:
- the LOC120712576 gene encoding transmembrane protein 45B-like encodes the protein MGTFLGHFLPGLAFAILGVWHTVNTVRDYKLRGPSGGFRSSTWFPFPSPLRGLRRLELYLLLSFSALAIADQLVDLPILALRLHPDSLEHATMYLHLAVYASVALAADASGRRNDGGVGDVVAALAASVFGQELFLLRFHSADHAGLEGHYHWLLQLAVAASLVAAAAAAVLPRSFAVAVVRSASVLLQGLWFVVMGFALWVPALVPSGCHALEQQGMSAQSAVACATEAAARRAVVLANLQFSWALAAVWAVTAYLCLRGDYGCLEYVQLRAPPGGALAGDGDATPPKIVFPVEEQV